The genomic region CCCCACCCCCCGAGACCCTCGACCAGCACACCGTTGCATCTGTACCCGGCTGCGGGACGGGTTGCGGCGCGAACTCGGGCTCCAGCGCGTGCTCCATGCACGCAGTATCCAGGTGGCCGAGGCGGTCGTACAATCCCGTCTCCGCCGAGAGCAGCCACGAGGAGAGGCCATGCCTGGACTGACCGATCTCTCCGAACGTGAGGTCCGGGCGTTCGCACCGGGGATCCGAGGGCAAGTGCTGCTTCCCACCGATGAGGCGTACGACCGAACGCGGGAAGTGTTCAATGGCATGATCGACAGACGCCCCGCGATCATCATCCGTTGCGCCGGCGTGTCCGACGTCGTCAGGGGTGTCGACTTCGCTCGGACCAAGGACCTGGCCCTCTCGGTTCGGTCGGGAGGTCATGGCGTGGCAGGCGGCGCCGTGTGCGATGGCGGCGTGATGCTCGACCTCTCGCCGATGAAGGGCATGAGGGTGGATCCACGACGCCGGACGGCGGACGCGCAGGCGGGCCTCACGCTCGCGGAGTTCGATCACGAGACGCAGGCTTTCGGGTTGGCCACCACCATGGGTGTGGTCTCCATGACCGGTATCGCCGGTCTTACACTTGGCGGCGGACTCGGCTGGTTGAATGGCAAGCACGGCTTGGCGTGTGACAACGTACTCTCTGCTGATATCGTCACCGCCTCGGGGGAATTGTTGACGGCTTCCGCCGAACGGCATGAGGATCTGTTCTGGGGTCTCCGGGGTGGCGGTGGCAACTTTGGGGTCGTAACCTCGTTCCGCTACCGGCTCCATCCTGTGCGGACCGTGATAGCTGGGGGCATCGTATTCGAGCCGACGCGGACGCGAGATGCCCTCGAGTGCTACCAAGAGGTAGCGAGTGCGTTTCCTGCTGAGTTGACCGCAGCGGCTTCCCTGTTCAGGGGCCCGGACGGTCGACCAACGCTCGCAGTCGGAGTTTGCCACTGCGGGACTCCGGATGAGGCGGCGCGCGCCCTCCGGCCTCTCCGCAAGATCGCGCCGGTTGTTGAAGACGGCATCGGACCGATGGAGTATCAGTCCCTGCAAGGCCGATCTGACGGCGGGTTCCCGCTTCGACAGCAACACTACTGGAAGAGCGGCTTTCTGAAGAATCTGGGCGACGGTGCCATCGAGGTCATGATGGCGTTCGTCGAGCAGATGCCTTCTGCTCTCAGCGCCGACGCGGGACTCCAGCAGTTGCACGGGGCCGCCGCTCAGGTGCCCAGGGACGCCACGGCCTTCCCGCATCGCGACGACCACCATGACTTTCTGATCCTGTCCCAATGGCCTGATCCGGCCGACTCGGCACGGAATATGGACTGGACCCGTCGATTCTTCGAGGCGATGACGCCGTTCCTCGAAAACGCGGTCTACGTGAACAACGTGGGAGACGGAGAGAACCGGGCGCGTGAGGCGTTCGGCGGCAACTACGAGCGCCTCGTCGCCCTGAAGGACACCTATGATCCGACCAACCTCTTTCGCATGAAGAGGAACATCCAGCCGTCCGCCCGACGCGACTAGTGGCCTCCGGCCGAAATTCGTGACCCAGGAATCACCGCGTGAGCAGGCCGTGTCGGTGGGCGTACACCACGGCGTGGATCCGGTCGCGGAGGTCGAGTTTGGCCAGGATTCGCGACACGTGGGTCTTGACGGTCTCGTCTCCCACGTGGAGACGGGCACCGATCTCTGTGTTGCTGTAACCGCTGGCGACGAGCAGGAGTACCTCGTGCTCCCGCGCGGTGAGACGATCGAGCCCCGGTGCGTGCGCCGTGCTGGTGCCGGCCGCTGCGACACTGGAGGCGAACCGAGCGATGAGACGGCGCGTCACCGAGGGGTCGATGAGTGCGTCGCCCCGCGCCGCGACCCGGATCGCAGCGACGAGCTCCTCCGGAGGCAGGCTCTTGAGCAGGAAGCCACTCGCCCCGGCTGTGAGGGCACGGTACACGTACTCGTCGGCGTCGAAGGTCGTCAGCACCAGCACGCGAGTGGTGCTCCGGCCGCCGGCCAGGATCGCGTCGGCCGCGGCGAGGCCGTCGACCTTCGGCATGCGCACGTCGAGGATCGCCACGTCCGGTCGAAGCCGGGTCACCTCGGACACGGCATCCCGCCCGTTGTCGACCTCGGAGACGCACTCGAAGTCCGGCTGGGTGTCGAGCACGGCCCGTAGGCCGGAGCGGAACATGGCATGGTCATCGGCGAGAAGGATCCGGACGGTCATGCGTCGGCAGCGAGGGGGAAGGTGGCGGTCGTCTCCCAGCGGCACCCGGTGAGATCAGGGCCGTACGAGACGCTTCCGTCGAACACGGCGACTCGCTTGCGGATCCCCGCCAGTCCACGCGCACCACGGCGTCGTTCGACGCTGGGGTGTCTGGGTGCGGAGCGAGCGGCCGGCGACAGGATGCCGTTGCACGCGGTCAGTGACACCGCGGCCTCCTCGTACCGCAGATCGACCTCCACAAGAGATCCGTCACCGTGGCGCAGGGCGTTGGTCAGCATCTCCTGGGTGATCCGGTACAGGGCGATGTCGAGTGACTCCGGGACTGGGCGGGCCGCGCCGTGGGTGCTGAGCCTGACCGGCAGGCCGGCGCCACGGACTCCGTCGAGGAGGTCCTCGAGATTGCTGAGGCCGGGCTGGCGGCTCCCGTCGGTGGTGTCGCCGTGGAGCAGGTCGAGGAGGCGGCGGAGGTCGGCCATGGCCGACCGGCTTGCCATCTCGACGGCGGTGAGCGATTGGGCTATGCCGTCGGCACCGTCCCCGGCGGTCAGACGGAGACGTGCTGCACCGGCATGCACGCTGATGGCGCTGACGTGGTGGGAGATGCCATCGTGCAGGTCGCGGGCGATGGCGCTGCGTTCCTCGCTGACGGCGTGATCGACGGCGGCTCTGGCATCCCGCCGCTGCTTCTCGGCGCTCTGCTCGAGCTCGGCGATGTAGGCCCCTCGGTCGGTGGTGTAGCGGCCGACCAGCCAGGGGAGCGCGGCGTCCTTGAGCACCTGGACGAAGAGCCCC from Candidatus Dormiibacterota bacterium harbors:
- a CDS encoding FAD-binding oxidoreductase is translated as MPGLTDLSEREVRAFAPGIRGQVLLPTDEAYDRTREVFNGMIDRRPAIIIRCAGVSDVVRGVDFARTKDLALSVRSGGHGVAGGAVCDGGVMLDLSPMKGMRVDPRRRTADAQAGLTLAEFDHETQAFGLATTMGVVSMTGIAGLTLGGGLGWLNGKHGLACDNVLSADIVTASGELLTASAERHEDLFWGLRGGGGNFGVVTSFRYRLHPVRTVIAGGIVFEPTRTRDALECYQEVASAFPAELTAAASLFRGPDGRPTLAVGVCHCGTPDEAARALRPLRKIAPVVEDGIGPMEYQSLQGRSDGGFPLRQQHYWKSGFLKNLGDGAIEVMMAFVEQMPSALSADAGLQQLHGAAAQVPRDATAFPHRDDHHDFLILSQWPDPADSARNMDWTRRFFEAMTPFLENAVYVNNVGDGENRAREAFGGNYERLVALKDTYDPTNLFRMKRNIQPSARRD
- a CDS encoding response regulator transcription factor, translated to MTVRILLADDHAMFRSGLRAVLDTQPDFECVSEVDNGRDAVSEVTRLRPDVAILDVRMPKVDGLAAADAILAGGRSTTRVLVLTTFDADEYVYRALTAGASGFLLKSLPPEELVAAIRVAARGDALIDPSVTRRLIARFASSVAAAGTSTAHAPGLDRLTAREHEVLLLVASGYSNTEIGARLHVGDETVKTHVSRILAKLDLRDRIHAVVYAHRHGLLTR
- a CDS encoding histidine kinase, whose amino-acid sequence is MEPAAATVTTGALGPTSRVIRGVRDLSSALQRQSLLVAGVCLLADVAAFLSAGPVSQLRAQDWAVLLAVAAVDAALALPARYSGWVAVGHAVIGTMAIGVLGGSSPRGHGNGAGALVAAYRAGAWLRGGPATIALLALALGIGAEHLMRGGEVGGEGLFVQVLKDAALPWLVGRYTTDRGAYIAELEQSAEKQRRDARAAVDHAVSEERSAIARDLHDGISHHVSAISVHAGAARLRLTAGDGADGIAQSLTAVEMASRSAMADLRRLLDLLHGDTTDGSRQPGLSNLEDLLDGVRGAGLPVRLSTHGAARPVPESLDIALYRITQEMLTNALRHGDGSLVEVDLRYEEAAVSLTACNGILSPAARSAPRHPSVERRRGARGLAGIRKRVAVFDGSVSYGPDLTGCRWETTATFPLAADA